One window from the genome of Castellaniella sp. MT123 encodes:
- the lldR gene encoding transcriptional regulator LldR: MRLSDRLAEQLLTLITDRGLQPGDRLPAERQLALDLGASRPSVREAIHQLASQGLLRSRQGGGTYLQAPVADGASWPRQQLVRTLNDLVSDDPEYRYDVLEARHALEGATAWHAALRATPDDRARIRARFEDLERFQGGDDPGLSSQADARFHLAIAEASHNAVLLQMMRGLFELLRATVTENRQRMYTVQHTHEQLARQHQALMEAILRGDAEAARAAVWQHLEFVHATVRALDEDEARLARSSRLPHVS, encoded by the coding sequence ATGCGCCTTTCGGACCGACTTGCCGAACAGCTGCTGACCCTGATCACCGACCGGGGCCTGCAGCCAGGCGACCGGCTGCCGGCGGAACGGCAGCTGGCACTGGACCTGGGGGCTTCGCGCCCCTCGGTGCGCGAGGCCATCCACCAGTTGGCCAGCCAGGGGTTGCTGCGCAGCCGCCAGGGCGGCGGCACCTATCTGCAAGCCCCGGTCGCCGATGGCGCGTCCTGGCCGCGTCAGCAGCTGGTGCGTACGCTCAATGACCTGGTGTCCGACGACCCGGAATATCGCTACGACGTGCTGGAGGCTCGGCACGCCCTGGAAGGCGCCACCGCCTGGCACGCCGCGCTGCGCGCGACACCCGATGACAGGGCGCGCATCCGCGCCCGCTTCGAAGACCTGGAACGTTTCCAGGGGGGCGACGATCCCGGTCTATCGTCCCAGGCCGATGCCCGTTTCCATCTGGCGATCGCCGAAGCGTCTCACAATGCCGTGCTGCTGCAGATGATGCGTGGGTTGTTCGAACTGTTGCGGGCAACCGTGACGGAGAACCGCCAGCGCATGTACACCGTGCAGCACACACACGAACAGCTGGCCCGGCAGCATCAGGCCCTGATGGAAGCCATCTTGCGAGGCGATGCCGAGGCCGCCCGGGCGGCCGTCTGGCAGCACCTCGAATTCGTGCACGCCACCGTGCGCGCACTCGACGAGGACGAGGCACGTCTGGCCCGTTCGTCCCGTCTCCCGCATGTTTCCTGA